The following proteins come from a genomic window of Bradyrhizobium paxllaeri:
- a CDS encoding adenylosuccinate synthase, translated as MANVVVVGAQWGDEGKGKIVDWLSEQADIVVRFQGGHNAGHTLVINGETYKLALLPSGVLRPSKLAVIGNGVVFDPQAFLDEVTKLKGQGVAISPDNLRIAENVTLILPLHRELDALRESSNTGTAIGTTRRGIGPAYEDKVGRRAIRLMDLADLDALPHKIDRLLAHHNALRRGLNLQEFDGAGILKDLTEMAPKLLPYAETVWRLLDIKRREGKRILFEGAQGALLDVDHGTYPYVTSSNTVAAQAATGTGMGPGAVGYVLGICKAYTTRVGQGPFPTELNNEIGEEIGRRGKEFGVNTGRKRRCGWFDAALVRQTVRTCGITGLALTKLDILDGFDTIEVCTGYMLDGKEIDHLPAGEGAQARVVPVYETIEGWKEPTANARSWADLPAQAIKYVRRVEELVGCPIALLSTSPEREDTILVQNPFEA; from the coding sequence ATGGCCAATGTTGTCGTCGTCGGCGCCCAGTGGGGCGACGAAGGGAAGGGCAAGATCGTCGACTGGTTGTCGGAGCAGGCCGATATCGTCGTGCGCTTCCAGGGCGGCCACAATGCCGGCCATACGCTCGTCATCAACGGCGAGACCTACAAGCTGGCGCTGCTGCCCTCCGGCGTGCTGCGGCCAAGCAAGCTCGCGGTGATCGGCAATGGCGTGGTGTTCGATCCCCAGGCCTTCCTCGATGAGGTCACCAAACTGAAGGGGCAGGGCGTCGCCATCAGCCCGGACAATCTGCGCATCGCCGAGAACGTCACGCTGATCCTGCCGCTGCATCGCGAACTCGATGCCTTGCGCGAATCGTCCAACACGGGAACTGCGATCGGCACCACCCGCCGTGGCATCGGCCCGGCCTATGAGGACAAGGTCGGCCGCCGTGCGATTCGCCTGATGGACCTCGCCGATCTCGATGCGTTGCCGCACAAGATCGATCGGCTGCTGGCGCATCACAACGCGCTGCGCCGCGGCCTCAATCTCCAGGAGTTCGACGGCGCCGGCATTCTCAAAGATCTGACCGAGATGGCGCCGAAACTGCTGCCCTATGCTGAAACGGTGTGGCGGCTGCTGGATATCAAGCGCCGCGAAGGCAAACGCATCCTGTTCGAGGGCGCGCAGGGCGCGCTGCTCGACGTCGACCACGGCACCTATCCCTACGTCACCTCGTCCAACACGGTGGCGGCGCAGGCGGCGACCGGCACCGGCATGGGCCCGGGCGCGGTCGGCTATGTGCTCGGCATCTGCAAGGCCTATACGACCCGCGTCGGTCAGGGGCCGTTCCCGACCGAATTGAACAATGAGATCGGCGAGGAGATCGGCCGTCGCGGCAAGGAATTCGGCGTCAACACCGGGCGCAAGCGCCGCTGCGGCTGGTTCGATGCCGCGCTGGTGCGACAGACTGTCCGCACCTGCGGCATCACCGGTCTGGCGCTGACCAAGCTCGATATCCTCGACGGCTTCGACACCATCGAGGTCTGCACCGGCTACATGCTGGACGGCAAGGAAATCGACCACCTGCCGGCGGGCGAGGGCGCCCAGGCCCGGGTGGTGCCGGTCTACGAGACCATCGAGGGCTGGAAGGAGCCGACCGCCAATGCACGTTCTTGGGCGGATCTGCCAGCCCAGGCCATCAAATATGTTCGCCGGGTCGAGGAACTCGTGGGTTGTCCCATTGCGTTGCTTTCCACGAGCCCCGAACGCGAGGATACTATCTTGGTACAGAACCCGTTCGAGGCTTAA
- the ybaK gene encoding Cys-tRNA(Pro) deacylase, translating into MSKTTRATQALEKLGVKFTLHAYDYDPDAASIGLQAAEALGVDAARVLKTLMAEVDGKPVCAVVPSDCEVSMKKLASAFGAKAAKMMRPADAERLTGYHVGGISPFGQKKRVPVAIEEAALGHPSVFLNGGQRGLQVELDPNDAVKAAGAIARVLVA; encoded by the coding sequence ATGTCGAAAACCACCCGTGCAACGCAGGCTTTGGAAAAGCTCGGCGTCAAATTCACCCTCCATGCCTACGACTACGATCCGGACGCGGCGAGCATTGGCCTACAGGCGGCCGAGGCGCTCGGCGTCGACGCGGCGCGCGTGCTCAAGACGCTAATGGCCGAGGTCGACGGCAAGCCGGTCTGCGCGGTGGTGCCGTCGGATTGCGAGGTCAGCATGAAGAAACTCGCGAGCGCCTTTGGCGCCAAGGCGGCGAAGATGATGCGGCCGGCGGATGCCGAACGGCTGACCGGCTATCATGTCGGCGGCATCTCGCCGTTCGGGCAGAAGAAGCGCGTGCCGGTCGCTATCGAAGAGGCCGCGCTCGGCCATCCAAGCGTGTTTCTCAACGGCGGCCAGCGCGGCTTGCAGGTCGAGCTCGATCCCAACGACGCCGTGAAGGCTGCGGGCGCGATCGCGCGGGTGCTCGTGGCGTGA
- a CDS encoding DMT family transporter, which translates to MSATEHSSSAPSTNWLANQPYLLLSITALCWAGNAIVGRLAAGHIPPVTLSFLRWSFAFLIILPFAWKHLVRDWNAIRGRLGIMIVLSITGIGAFNTLQYWALEHTQALNTLLLQSAGPLVVAVWSLMLLGVRLTLAQAAGVLLSMAGVVIILMHGDLTKLSNIEFNRGDLIFLVALAIFGLYSVLSLKRPAIHGLSFVAFTFGAGAACLIPLFIWELFARPLMQFNTANLLTLAYVALFPSTIAYLCFNRGVQLIGANRAAPFFHVVPVFGTIMSIIFLGEHPQAFHFIGFALVLTGVFVASRKPQDA; encoded by the coding sequence ATGTCGGCTACCGAACATAGCTCGTCAGCGCCTTCAACAAACTGGCTCGCCAACCAGCCATACCTCCTGCTGAGCATCACCGCGCTGTGCTGGGCCGGCAACGCCATCGTCGGGCGGCTGGCTGCCGGCCACATCCCGCCGGTGACGCTTTCATTCCTGCGCTGGTCGTTCGCGTTCCTGATTATCCTGCCCTTTGCCTGGAAACATCTGGTGCGCGACTGGAACGCGATTCGCGGCCGGCTCGGCATCATGATCGTGCTCTCGATCACCGGCATCGGGGCGTTCAACACGCTGCAATACTGGGCGCTCGAACATACCCAGGCGCTGAACACGCTGCTGTTGCAATCGGCCGGGCCGCTGGTGGTGGCGGTGTGGTCGCTCATGCTGCTTGGGGTGCGGCTGACGCTGGCGCAAGCCGCCGGCGTTCTGTTGTCGATGGCCGGCGTGGTCATCATCCTGATGCATGGCGACCTCACCAAGCTTTCCAATATCGAGTTCAACCGCGGCGACCTGATCTTCCTAGTGGCGCTGGCGATTTTCGGACTTTATTCGGTGCTGTCGCTGAAGCGGCCGGCGATACATGGGCTGTCGTTCGTCGCCTTCACCTTCGGCGCCGGCGCGGCGTGCCTGATCCCGCTGTTCATCTGGGAATTGTTCGCGCGGCCGCTGATGCAGTTCAACACCGCGAACCTGCTCACCCTCGCCTATGTCGCGCTGTTTCCCTCGACGATCGCCTATCTCTGCTTCAATCGCGGTGTGCAACTGATCGGCGCCAACCGCGCAGCACCCTTCTTCCACGTGGTGCCGGTGTTCGGCACCATCATGTCGATTATCTTCCTCGGCGAGCACCCGCAGGCATTCCACTTCATCGGCTTTGCGCTGGTGCTGACCGGGGTGTTCGTGGCGTCGCGGAAGCCTCAAGAC